GGAGGCGGCGATGCTGGACCATTATCGCGCCATCGCCCATCCGCCCGCCGATTTCGATGCGGCCTATGCGGTGCTGGGCGCGCAGAGAAACGCGAAGATCATCGGCATCTTCACGCGCCTGTGGAAGCGTGACGGCAAACCCCGTTATCTGTCCTATCTTCCGCGCATGTGGGATTTGCTGGAGCGCGATCTCGCCCACCCGGCACTCGCGCCCGTGGCGGCGTGGTTCGCGGCCAATATCCCCGCCGACAAGCGTCATCAGGCTCTTGAGGAATTTGCACCTGCATGATCGACACCGCGATGCTGATGGCCGCCGGACTGGGCAAGCGCATGCGTCCGCTTACCGCGACCCGTCCCAAGCCGCTGGTCAAGGTGGCGGGCAAGCCGCTGATGGATCATGCGCTGGACCGGCTGGCGGCGGGCGGCATCCGGAAGGTGGTCGTCAATGTCCACTATCTGGCCGACACGGTCGAGGCGCATCTGGCCGCGCATAATAACGGCATGACGGTTGCCATCTCCAATGAACGCAGGAAGCTGCTGGAAACCGGCGGCGGGTTGATGCATGCGAAAGAGCAATTGGGCGATGCACCCTTTTTTTGCGCCAATAGCGACAATCTGTGGATTGACGGGCCACAGGAAACGCTGGGGATGATGCGCAGGATCTGGGACCCGGCGCGCATGGATGCGCTGTTGCTGCTGGTTCCGCTCTCCCGTGCCACTTGTCACAAAGGTCCGGGCGATTTCCATATGGATGCGAACGGCCGACTGACACGGCGGAAAGCCGCCCATGTCGCGCCCTTCGTCTTTACGGGAGTGCAGATCATGTCACCGGGCCTTCTGGTCGATCCGCCTTCGGATGTCTTTTCCACCAATGTCTTCTGGAATCGGGCGATAGAATCCGGGCGCCTCTACGGTGTGTCGCATCAGGGCCTCTGGTTCGATGTCGGCACGCCGCAGGCAATCCCCGTCGTGGAGTCGATGCTGGCCCATGGGTGATCGCACCCGGCCCGCTCTGTTCAACATCCCCGCGCACCGCGCCTTTTCCGATGCGTTGGTAGCGGGAATTCTTGCCCAGCATGGCGCCGATCCGATGCGGCTGGCGCAGGGCATGATCCTGCTGCCCAGCAACCGTGCCGTCCGCGCCGTCAGTGATGCCTTCGTCCGTAAATCGGGTGGCGGATTGCTGCTCCCGCGACTGGTGACGCTGGGCGACCCGGACCTGGGCGAGCAGATTGGCGGCGCGCTCGATCCGCTGGGGGAGGGGGACGCGATACCGCCCGCCATCACGTCCATGCGCCGCCAGATGATCCTGGCCCGCATGGTGCAGCAGGCATCCACCCATCCCGTCGACGCGGGGCAGGCGCTGAAACTCGGTCAAGCCCTCGGCGCGGTGCTCGACCAGATGCAGGTTGAGCGTGTGCCCGTCACGGCGCTGGCCGATCTTGGCCTGTCGGACGAACTGTCACAGCATTGGCAGACATCGCTCACCCTGTTTTCCATTTTGCTGGCGCGCTGGCCGGACGAACTGGCGCGACTGGGGTGCATCGATCTGGCCGACCGCCGCAACCGGCTGCTGGATCGCATGGCGGCGCGCTGGGCGAAGGAGCCGCCAGGCGGTTTCGTGGTCGCGGCGGGTATTTCCACCACCGCGCCCGCCATCGCCGCACTGCTGCGTCGGATCGGAATGATGCCGAACGGCATGGTGGTCTTCGCTGGTCTCGATCAGGAGATGGACGGCGAAAGCTGGGACGCCATCGGCCCCTTCGTTCCCGATCCGATTACGGGCCGCGCCCCTGCGGGTCATGAAACCCATCCACAATATGCGCTGAAGCGCCTGCTCGACCGGATGAGCGCGACACGCGACGACGTGGCGCTCTGGCGCTGGGGCAGTGAGCATGATGCCCGGGCGGTGCGCGGGCGGAACATCTCCAACGCCATGCTGCCGCCACGCCTCACCAGCCGCTGGCGCGACCTCAAGACGGCGGATCGCTCGCTGGCGGGCGTCGAGGCGCTGGAAGTCGCGACGCCGGGCGAGGAGGCGCAAGCCATTGCGATCGCCTTGCGCGAAGCGGTGGAGACGGAAGGCCGCACCGCCGCGCTTGTCACGCCGGACCGGCAATTGGCGACGCGGGTGTCCGCGCATCTGCGACGCTGGGGCGTGGAGGCCGATGATTCCGCCGGTCAGCCCCTGTCCCGCCTGCCGCCCGGTACGCTGTTGATCGCCATGGCCGAAGCGTTGGCCGAACGGTTCGCCCCGATCGCGCTGCTCACCTTGCTCAAGCATCCGCTGGTGATGCGCGGCGAAGGACGCGTCGCCTGGCTGGAGGGGGTACGCGGGCTTGACCTGTTGCTGCGCGGTCCCCGGCCGCAGGCGGGCATTTACGGCATCGACCTGCTGCTTCAGGAACGGGACGGCGAGGACCGGCAGCGTGTCCTGCGCGCCCAAACGCGGCTATGGTGGCCGGAAGCCCGTGCCCTGTTGGAACCGCTGGAGCAGGCATTTCTCGCCGCGCCCGATCTCGCCGCGCAACTTGCGGCCATTCGCGAACATGCCGGCTGTTTTTCGCAGGATGCTATCTGGGCAGGACATCAGGGTCACGCCGCCGCGGATCTCTTCGCGGAGATGGAGTTGGCCGCCAGTGAAGGCCCGCGTCAGGCGGATATCCGCTCGCTTCCGACACTGCTCGATCATCTGCTGAGCGGCCTGTCGGTTCGCCCGCCTCAGGGCGGTCATCCACGCGTCAGCATCCTCGGCCTTATCGAAGCCCGGCTGGTTCAGACCGATCTTATGATCCTGGGCGGGCTCAATGAAGGCACCTGGCCGGGCCTGCCCACGCCCGATCCCTGGCTGGCGCCGCGCATTCGCCGGGAACTGGGACTGCCGGGCCTGGAAAGCCGCATCGGCCTTGCCGCGCATGATTTCGCAAGCGCGCTCGGCGCTCCCCATGTCCTCATCACGCGCGCCCGGCGTGGGGCTGGCGGCCCGGCGGTCGCATCGCGCTTCTGGCTGCGGCTGAAGGCGATGGCCGGTGCGCAGTGGAAAAGCGCCGATCGCTATGCGGCGCTGGCGCAGGCGCTGGACCATCCGGCGGAACACAAACCCGCTCGCCGTCCCGCGCCGGTCCCGCCTCTCTCGGTCCGGCCGAAGCTCATTCCCGTTACCGACGTCGACCGTCTGAAGGCCGATCCCTATGCCTTCTATGCCAAGCGCATCCTGCGCCTCGCGCGGCTGGACCCGGTGGATGCCGATGCCGGTCCCGCCTGGCGCGGCACGGCGGTGCATGAAATCCTTCAGCAATGGGCGGAGGCGGGCGAGGGCGACCTTGCCGATCTGGAAGCCCGCGCCCGGGCGATGTTCGACCGGCCCGATGTCCACCCCCTGCTGAAAGCGTTCTGGCAACCGCGCCTGATCGAAGCGATCCGCTGGATCGCCGCCGAAGTGGCGAGCGATCTTGCCGCGGGGCGCAAAATCCTCTCCGTCGAGATCGAGGGCCGGGCCGATATTGCGGGCGTCACGCTCACCGGCAAGGCCGACCGCCTCGACCTTCTCCCGGACGGGAAGCTCGGCATTGTCGACTACAAGACCGGCAAGCCGCCCAGCGCCCGGCAGGTCAGGGCGGGCTATGCGCTGCAATTGGGCCTGCTGGGCCTGATCGCGGAACATGGCGGCTTCCCTGGCACCGATGCCGCGCCGGTGGCGGGCGATTTCGAATATTGGTCGCTCGCCAAGAAGGGGGACGCTTTCGGCTATCGCGAAAGCCCGGTCGATCCGATGGGCAAGCGCGACAAGATCATCACCGCCGACTTCACATCCCATGTCCATGCGCAATTCGACGAGATCGCCGCCACTTATCTCAACGGCTCGGCGCCCTTCGATGCGCAGGTGAACCCCGAAGTCGCAAATTATGGTGATTATGACCAGTTGATGCGGCTGGAGGAATGGTATGGCCGCGACGATGGCTAAAAAGGCCAAAGCCCTGCAACCGCTGGCGGGTGCGCAGGCGCAGGCGGCGGCGCCCGATGCCCATGTGTGGCTGTCGGCCTCGGCGGGGACGGGGAAGACCCATGTGCTGACCGCCCGGGTGTTCCGCCTGCTGCTTCAGGGGGTGAGGCCCGAAAATATCCTCTGCCTCACCTTCACCAAGGCGGGCGCGGCGGAAATGGCCGACCGTATTCACGACCGGCTCGCCGCCTGGGTGCAGATGGAGGAGGGCGACCTCTTCCACGATCTGGAGGCCTTGGGCGAGGAGTCCGGTCCCGAAGCCCGCGACAGGGCGCGCCGCCTCTTTGCCGAAGTGCTGGAATCGACGGGCGGCGGCCTGCGCATCCAGACGATCCACGGCTTTTGCCAGCAATTGCTGACCGCCTTCCCGCTGGAGGCTGACCTGCCGCCCGGCTTCCGTCCGCTCGACCAGCGGGAGCAGGCGACGCTGGCGCGCCAGACGCTGGCCGATGTCGTGATCGTGGCGCAGGAACAGGGCGACGATGCGCTGATCGAGGCGCTGCAGGCGCTCAGCCTGCGCATGGGTGAGGGGGGTGCGGAAAACTTCCTGCTCCGCTGCGCGGCCCGGCTGGATGCGCTCAAGGAACTGCCCGAGGATATCGCGCCCTGGCTGCTGCGCGAACTCGACCTGCCCGAAGGCGATATCGATGCGCATATTGCCGAACAATGCGCGGACGACCTGTTCGACATGCGGACGCTGGGCTGGATCGCACAGGCCAATGCGGATTGGGGGACGGGACGGGCATTGGAACGCTGCGACCGGATTGCGCGCTGGCGGAACCTCGATCCAGCGGCGCGGGCGGTTACGCTCCCCGATCTGCATGGCGTCTGGGCCAAGTCCGACGGCGAACTCATTTCAACCGCCAAGGGATGGGCGCCGCCGGTCGACGGCTATGGCGACGCCATTGCGCGGATGCATGAGCGTTGCGCGGCATTGCTGGGCCTGAAGCTGCGGGCGGATTATGCCGCTCTGCTTGCCAGGGCGCTGCATGCCGGGCGGGCCTATGCGCGCGCCTATGCCGAGGCGAAGCAACTGGCGGGTGCGGTCGATTTCGACGACCTGATCGCGAATACGGCGCAACTGCTGTCGCAGCCCGGCATTGCCGACTGGATTCGCTTCAAGCTCGACCAGCGCATCGACCATATATTGGTGGATGAAGCGCAGGACACCAATGTCAGCCAGTGGCAGATCGTCGGCGCGCTCGCCGCCGAATTTTTCGCGGGCGAAGGGGCAAAGGGCGACAAGGTCCGCACCATCTTCACCGTGGGCGATTTCAAGCAGGCGATCTTCGGTTTTCAGGGCACCAGCCCCGAAGCATTCCGCGCTGCGCAGATCATCTTCCAGCGTCATGCCGAGGATGCGCAACACCCCTTCCACGACCTTTCGCTTCAGCACAGCTTCCGCTCGACCCCCGCCGTTCTGGATGTGGTCGACCGCACCATATCGACCCTGCGCGCCGAGCGGCTGGGCCTCGATCCGGGTGAGGTCAGGCATATCAGCGCCAACCGTTTCCCTGGCGAAGTGCTGCTCTGGAAGCCGATCATCGCTGGCTTGTCCGATGATGCAGATGGGGAGGAGGATTGGGCCGCCGATCAGGAGCGCGTGCTGGCGCAGAATATCGCGCGGCAGATCAGGCAATGGATCGATGACGGGCTGATGCTGGAAAGCCGGGGACGGCCGGTAACGGCGGGCGACATCATGATCCTGGTCCGCCGCCGTAGCGAGTTGGCGCGGCTGATCGTTGCGCGGCTTTATGAGGAAAAGGTGGCGGTGGCGGGCATCGACCGGCTTCGCCTGAACGCGCCGCTGGCGGTGCGCGACCTGCTGGCGGCGCTGCGTTTCGCGGTGCAGCCGGAGGATGACCTGAACCTTGCCGCGCTGCTGGTTTCGCCGCTGATCGGCTGGACGCAGGATCAGTTGATGGATCGCCTGATCGGACGGCGGATCGGCCTGTGGCAGCATCTGACCCGGACTTTGGAGGACCCGCTGCTGGCGCCCCTGCGCGGCTTGCTGGGGCAGGCGGATTTCACGACACCCTATCGCTATCTGGAAGCCATATTGTCCGGGCCGATGGATGGCCGCCGCCGCCTGATCGAGCGGCTGGGGTCCGAGGCGGCCGACCCCATCGAGGAACTGCTGAACGCGGCGCTGGCCTTCGAAAGCGACGATCATCCCTCGCTGCAACGCTTCATCGACTGGTTCGACCGGGGTGAAGTGGAGATTGTGCGCGATGCTGCAACGCAGGGCGATTCGCTTCGTTTGCTGACCGTGCATGGTGCGAAGGGCTTGCAGGCGCCCATCGTCATTCTGGCGGATGCCTGTCTTGACCCTGATGCGGGCAATCGCGCGGATTCGCTGGAATGGAACGGCCTGCCGATCATCGCGCCGCGCAAGGCGGAAAGGCAGGGACCGATTGGAGAGGTGGCCGAAGCCGCCAGCGCCATCGAACGGGCGGAACATTGGCGGTTGCTGTATGTGGCCCTGACCCGCGCTGAGGAAAGGCTGGTGGTCGCCGGTTCGCTCGGTCCCCGTACCAAGGGTGAGGTGAAGCCGGAAAGCTGGTATGCTGCGGTTGAGGGCGCACTGATTTCGCTGGATGCGGAATGGGAGGCCGATCCGCTCTGGGGCGCGCGGCGCAGTTGGCGGGGAAGCGAAATTCTCCCTTCGAAAGACCCCGACCCGGTCATTGCCGAAGACCGGCCCGTTGACGTCGAACCTCACTGGCTGCGCCAGCCCGCGCCGGCCGAAGCGCGGCCGCCCCGCCCGCTCGCGCCCTCCGCTGCGGTGGAGGATGATGTGCCTTATCCGCCTCCGACCCCAGCCATGCGCGACGCTGCCGAACGTGGACGCTGGTTGCATCGGCTGTTCGAACGGCTGGCGGACGTGCCGCCAGACAGTCGCCGCATCCGGGCTGATAGCTGGCTCGCACAGCAGGGGCTGGGCGACCCGGCGCGGCGGCATGACGTCATCGAACAGGCGCTGCGCGTGATCGAAGATTCGCAATTCGCCGCGCTTTTCGGCGCCGATTCCCTGGCCGAAGCCCCCATTGCCGCCGTGGTAGGGGAGGCGGTGATCGCGGGGACGGTCGATCGGTTGCGCATCAGCGATGATCTGGTTCAACTGGTCGACTTCAAGACCGGGCGCATCTCCCCCCTGACGGTAGAAGAAGTTCCGCTCGCCCATATCCGGCAGATGGCGGCCTATGCGGCGGCCTTGCAGGTGATCTTTCCCGATCGCCGGATCGAGGCGTCCCTGCTCTACACCGCCGCGCCGCGTCTTATTCCGTTGCGGCCGGAGCTGCTGGCCCGCCACAAGCCCGGCTTTTCCGATGCACAGGAGAATTTGCCGCTTCCGACCGTTGAGACGGATGCACAGCCGTCCTAAATATCCGCCAACTGAAGGAGATACCCCAAATGGCTACCAAGGCAGTCACTGACCTGAGCTTCCAGCAGGATGTCATCAATGCGGACAAGCCTGTCCTCGTTGATTTCTGGGCGGAATGGTGCGGCCCCTGCAAGATGATCGGCCCCGCTCTGGAAGAGATTTCGGAGGAGCTGGCTGACAAGGTCACCATCGCGAAGATCAACATCGACGAAAATCCCGATGCACCCGGCAAATATGGCGTGCGCGGCATCCCGACGATGATCCTCTTCAAAAATGGCGAAGCCGCCGCAACCAAGGTCGGCGCAGCACCCAAGAGCGCGCTCAAGGGCTGGATCGAAAGCGTCCTCTAAACTTTTGAAAAGGCCGGCTTATGTGAGCGGGATCATCACCGTTTCGACATAGGCCGGCCTTTCGCGCAGCCTGTCATACCAGGCGCGCGCATGGGGCACGTCGGGCCGTTCCATCTCCAGCGTGAAGAAGGTGTGGGCGTAAGCGCCCATCGGCACGTCCGCGACTCCGAAACTTTCGCCCGATAGCCAGGCTTGTCCCGCCAGCGCATGGTCGAGGATCAGCATGGCCTCACCCGATTGCCGGGCAGATTTCGCCAGCGCCGCGGCATCCCGTTCCTCCGGCTTCCTGCGGATCAGGTTCAGGAAGGCGCCGCGCTGGGCATCGGCAAAGCTGAATTGCCAATCCATCCACTTGTCCCCCTGCGCCCGCGCTGCCGGATCAGCGGGCCACATTGTCCTGGGCGCATAGCGCGCCGCCAGATAGCGCAGGATCGCGTTGGATTCCCACAGCACGACATCGCCATCCTCGATCGTCGGGATCAGCCGGTTGGGGTTCATCGCCACATAGGCATCGCTCATGCCGAACTGCCCGCCGACATCATGGCGAACATAGGGCAGGCCGATCTCACTGGCGAACCAGGCGACCTTCTTCACATTATGCGAGTTGAGGCGTCCCCAGATCGTCAGCATGTCCGTCCTTTCGTTCAGCGGAACAGCCGGTCCGCCGCCAAATCCCACAGCCGGGGAGACGAAGCCCCCAGCAATCCGCGCCGCGTGTCACCCACGACATAGGGCGAACCGTCGAGCCGCTGGCACCGCCCGCCTGCTTCATTCAGGAACAGCGTGCCCGCCGCATGATCCCAGGGCAAGGTGCGCGAAAAGACCGAAATGTCGTTCTGGCCCAGCACCAGACGGGGATATTGCTCGGCGGCGCAGCGTGGAATATCCACCAGCCGGAAAATGGCATCCGAACGACGCTTGATATCGGCGCGCTCTTCCTCGGTCATGAAATAGACGGCGAGCGCCGCGACGGGCAAATCCTCTCCGCTTTCGCGAGCATAGACCTGCCCACCGTCGATATGGCTGCCTGCGCCCAATATGGCATGGCATAACCGCCCGGACAGCGGGTCCAATATCCATCCGGCGAGGATCGTCCCCGCATCGGCCAGCGCGACCATGATGCCGAAAGGCGGCTTTCCCGCGGCGAAATTGCCTGTCCCGTCAATCGGGTCGATGATCCAGTTCAACCCTTCGCCCGCCCGCTCCAATATCGCTGGATCGGCGGCGCAGGCTTCTTCACCGATGATGCCGGCTTCCGGCAATATGGCGGACAATCCTTCGGCCAGCCGAATCTCGCTTTCCTTGTCCGCGATGGTCACAAGGTCATCAGCCGCCGATTTCTCGCTGACCTCATGGCTGGCGAGATTCTGGTAGCGCGGCATGACGATATCCCGCGCCACTTCGCGCATCAGCGAGACGACGGGTTCATGCAATTCTATCGGCATCAGCTCCGATAATCCGCGTTGAT
This region of Sphingobium sp. EM0848 genomic DNA includes:
- a CDS encoding nucleotidyltransferase family protein produces the protein MIDTAMLMAAGLGKRMRPLTATRPKPLVKVAGKPLMDHALDRLAAGGIRKVVVNVHYLADTVEAHLAAHNNGMTVAISNERRKLLETGGGLMHAKEQLGDAPFFCANSDNLWIDGPQETLGMMRRIWDPARMDALLLLVPLSRATCHKGPGDFHMDANGRLTRRKAAHVAPFVFTGVQIMSPGLLVDPPSDVFSTNVFWNRAIESGRLYGVSHQGLWFDVGTPQAIPVVESMLAHG
- the addB gene encoding double-strand break repair protein AddB; the encoded protein is MGDRTRPALFNIPAHRAFSDALVAGILAQHGADPMRLAQGMILLPSNRAVRAVSDAFVRKSGGGLLLPRLVTLGDPDLGEQIGGALDPLGEGDAIPPAITSMRRQMILARMVQQASTHPVDAGQALKLGQALGAVLDQMQVERVPVTALADLGLSDELSQHWQTSLTLFSILLARWPDELARLGCIDLADRRNRLLDRMAARWAKEPPGGFVVAAGISTTAPAIAALLRRIGMMPNGMVVFAGLDQEMDGESWDAIGPFVPDPITGRAPAGHETHPQYALKRLLDRMSATRDDVALWRWGSEHDARAVRGRNISNAMLPPRLTSRWRDLKTADRSLAGVEALEVATPGEEAQAIAIALREAVETEGRTAALVTPDRQLATRVSAHLRRWGVEADDSAGQPLSRLPPGTLLIAMAEALAERFAPIALLTLLKHPLVMRGEGRVAWLEGVRGLDLLLRGPRPQAGIYGIDLLLQERDGEDRQRVLRAQTRLWWPEARALLEPLEQAFLAAPDLAAQLAAIREHAGCFSQDAIWAGHQGHAAADLFAEMELAASEGPRQADIRSLPTLLDHLLSGLSVRPPQGGHPRVSILGLIEARLVQTDLMILGGLNEGTWPGLPTPDPWLAPRIRRELGLPGLESRIGLAAHDFASALGAPHVLITRARRGAGGPAVASRFWLRLKAMAGAQWKSADRYAALAQALDHPAEHKPARRPAPVPPLSVRPKLIPVTDVDRLKADPYAFYAKRILRLARLDPVDADAGPAWRGTAVHEILQQWAEAGEGDLADLEARARAMFDRPDVHPLLKAFWQPRLIEAIRWIAAEVASDLAAGRKILSVEIEGRADIAGVTLTGKADRLDLLPDGKLGIVDYKTGKPPSARQVRAGYALQLGLLGLIAEHGGFPGTDAAPVAGDFEYWSLAKKGDAFGYRESPVDPMGKRDKIITADFTSHVHAQFDEIAATYLNGSAPFDAQVNPEVANYGDYDQLMRLEEWYGRDDG
- the addA gene encoding double-strand break repair helicase AddA produces the protein MAATMAKKAKALQPLAGAQAQAAAPDAHVWLSASAGTGKTHVLTARVFRLLLQGVRPENILCLTFTKAGAAEMADRIHDRLAAWVQMEEGDLFHDLEALGEESGPEARDRARRLFAEVLESTGGGLRIQTIHGFCQQLLTAFPLEADLPPGFRPLDQREQATLARQTLADVVIVAQEQGDDALIEALQALSLRMGEGGAENFLLRCAARLDALKELPEDIAPWLLRELDLPEGDIDAHIAEQCADDLFDMRTLGWIAQANADWGTGRALERCDRIARWRNLDPAARAVTLPDLHGVWAKSDGELISTAKGWAPPVDGYGDAIARMHERCAALLGLKLRADYAALLARALHAGRAYARAYAEAKQLAGAVDFDDLIANTAQLLSQPGIADWIRFKLDQRIDHILVDEAQDTNVSQWQIVGALAAEFFAGEGAKGDKVRTIFTVGDFKQAIFGFQGTSPEAFRAAQIIFQRHAEDAQHPFHDLSLQHSFRSTPAVLDVVDRTISTLRAERLGLDPGEVRHISANRFPGEVLLWKPIIAGLSDDADGEEDWAADQERVLAQNIARQIRQWIDDGLMLESRGRPVTAGDIMILVRRRSELARLIVARLYEEKVAVAGIDRLRLNAPLAVRDLLAALRFAVQPEDDLNLAALLVSPLIGWTQDQLMDRLIGRRIGLWQHLTRTLEDPLLAPLRGLLGQADFTTPYRYLEAILSGPMDGRRRLIERLGSEAADPIEELLNAALAFESDDHPSLQRFIDWFDRGEVEIVRDAATQGDSLRLLTVHGAKGLQAPIVILADACLDPDAGNRADSLEWNGLPIIAPRKAERQGPIGEVAEAASAIERAEHWRLLYVALTRAEERLVVAGSLGPRTKGEVKPESWYAAVEGALISLDAEWEADPLWGARRSWRGSEILPSKDPDPVIAEDRPVDVEPHWLRQPAPAEARPPRPLAPSAAVEDDVPYPPPTPAMRDAAERGRWLHRLFERLADVPPDSRRIRADSWLAQQGLGDPARRHDVIEQALRVIEDSQFAALFGADSLAEAPIAAVVGEAVIAGTVDRLRISDDLVQLVDFKTGRISPLTVEEVPLAHIRQMAAYAAALQVIFPDRRIEASLLYTAAPRLIPLRPELLARHKPGFSDAQENLPLPTVETDAQPS
- the trxA gene encoding thioredoxin TrxA; protein product: MATKAVTDLSFQQDVINADKPVLVDFWAEWCGPCKMIGPALEEISEELADKVTIAKINIDENPDAPGKYGVRGIPTMILFKNGEAAATKVGAAPKSALKGWIESVL
- a CDS encoding glutathione S-transferase family protein — protein: MLTIWGRLNSHNVKKVAWFASEIGLPYVRHDVGGQFGMSDAYVAMNPNRLIPTIEDGDVVLWESNAILRYLAARYAPRTMWPADPAARAQGDKWMDWQFSFADAQRGAFLNLIRRKPEERDAAALAKSARQSGEAMLILDHALAGQAWLSGESFGVADVPMGAYAHTFFTLEMERPDVPHARAWYDRLRERPAYVETVMIPLT
- a CDS encoding inositol monophosphatase family protein encodes the protein MPIELHEPVVSLMREVARDIVMPRYQNLASHEVSEKSAADDLVTIADKESEIRLAEGLSAILPEAGIIGEEACAADPAILERAGEGLNWIIDPIDGTGNFAAGKPPFGIMVALADAGTILAGWILDPLSGRLCHAILGAGSHIDGGQVYARESGEDLPVAALAVYFMTEEERADIKRRSDAIFRLVDIPRCAAEQYPRLVLGQNDISVFSRTLPWDHAAGTLFLNEAGGRCQRLDGSPYVVGDTRRGLLGASSPRLWDLAADRLFR